CATCCCGATCATGCGGACCTCGCTGCGGCTCGGCCTGATCACCCTGATCATCGCCGGACTCGGCACCGCCATCAGCGGCGACCTGCTCGGCAAGGTCATGTTCAAGCAGCAGCCGATGAAGATGGCCGCCGCCGAGGCGCTCTGGGACGGTGAGGCGCCCGCACCCTTCTCGGTCTTCGCCTACGGCGACGTCGAGAAGGGCCACAACACGGTCGCCATAGAGATCCCGGGCCTGCTGTCCTTCCTCGCGAACGACGACTTCAGCTCGTACGTCCCGGGCATCAACGACGTGAACAAGGCCGAGCAGGAGAAGTTCGGGCCCGGCGACTACCGGCCCAACATCCCCGTCGCCTACTGGGGCTTCCGCTGGATGATCGGCTTCGGCATGGCCTCGCTGGGCCTCGGCATGCTCGGCCTCTGGCTGACGCGGAAGAAGTTCATGCTGGCACCGGGGATGCGGACCGGTGAGGACGAGGTGCCGAACCTGGTCCTCTTCAAGCGGAAGGCCCTCAGCCCCCGCCTGGGCAACTGGTACTGGATCATCGCCCTCTGGACGATGGCGTTCCCCCTGATCGCCAACTCCTGGGGCTGGATCTTCACCGAGATGGGCCGCCAGCCCTGGGTCGTCTACGGCGTGCTGCGCACCCGTGACGCGGTCTCCCCCGGTGTCTCCCAGGGCGAGGTCCTCACCTCGATGATCGTCTTCACCACCCTCTACGCGATCCTCGCCGTCGTCGAGGTCAAGCTCCTCGTCAAGTACGTCAAGGCCGGACCGCCGGAGCTCACCGAGGACGACCTCAACCCGCCCACCAAGATCGGCGGGGACTCTCGTGACCCCGACCGCCCGATGGCCTTCTCGTACTGAGGCTCAGGAGATCGAGGCATGGAACTCCACGACGTCTGGTTCGTACTCATCGCCGTCCTCTGGATCGGCTACTTCTTCCTCGAAGGCTTCGACTTCGGGGTCGGCATCCTGACCAAGCTGCTCGCCCGGGACCGGGCCGAGAAGCGGGTCCTCATCAACACCATCGGACCCGTCTGGGACGGCAACGAGGTGTGGCTGCTCACCGCCGGCGGAGCGACCTTCGCCGCGTTCCCCGAGTGGTACGCGACGCTGTTCTCCGGCTTCTACCTGCCGCTGCTGATCATCCTGGTCTGCCTGATCGTCCGGGGCGTCGCCTTCGAGTACCGGGCGAAGCGGCCCGAGGAGAACTGGCAGCGCAACTGGGAGCAGGCCATCTTCTGGACCT
This is a stretch of genomic DNA from Streptomyces sp. R44. It encodes these proteins:
- a CDS encoding cytochrome ubiquinol oxidase subunit I — its product is MNLALAPETLARWQFGITTVYHFLFVPLTISLAALTAGIQTAWVRTGKEKYLRATKFWGKLFLINIAMGVVTGIVQEFQFGMNWSDYSRFVGDIFGAPLAFEALIAFFFESTFIGLWIFGWDKLPKKIHLACIWMVSIGTILSAYFILAANSWMQHPVGYRINEERGRAELTDFWHVLTQNTALTQFFHTITAAFLVGGAFMVGISAFHLARKKHIPIMRTSLRLGLITLIIAGLGTAISGDLLGKVMFKQQPMKMAAAEALWDGEAPAPFSVFAYGDVEKGHNTVAIEIPGLLSFLANDDFSSYVPGINDVNKAEQEKFGPGDYRPNIPVAYWGFRWMIGFGMASLGLGMLGLWLTRKKFMLAPGMRTGEDEVPNLVLFKRKALSPRLGNWYWIIALWTMAFPLIANSWGWIFTEMGRQPWVVYGVLRTRDAVSPGVSQGEVLTSMIVFTTLYAILAVVEVKLLVKYVKAGPPELTEDDLNPPTKIGGDSRDPDRPMAFSY